accttgacagttatattgatgtaacattaacgtcctttgtgttagagttaatgaccttgacagttatattgatgtaacattaacgtcctttgtgttagagttaatgaccttgacagttatattgatgtaacattaacgtccttttgtgttagagttaatgaccttgacagttatattgatgtaacattaacgtcctttgtgttagagttaatgaccttgacagttatattgatgtaacattaacgtcctttgtgttagagttaatgaccttgacagttatattgatgtaacattaacgtcctttgtgttagagttaatgaccttgacagttatattgatgtaacattaacgtcctttgtgttagagttaatgaccttgacagttatattgatgtaacattaacgtctttgtgttagagttaatgaccttgacagttatattgatgtaacattaacgtcctttgtgttagagttaatgaccttgacagttatattgatgtaacattaacgtcctttgtgttagagttaatgaccttgacagttatattgatgtaacattaacgtcctttgtgttagagttaatgaccttgacagttataTGATGTAACATTAACGTCCTTTGTTAATGCCTAGTttttaatgaccttgacagttatattgatgtaacattaacgtcctttgtgttagagttaatgaccttgacagtgatattgatgtaacattaacgtcctttgtgttagagttaatgtCCTTGACAGTGatattgatgtaacattaacgtcctttgtgttagagttaatgtCCTTGatgttacatacatataatataatgtctGTTTTGTTACTGTTTTGTCTTTTGTGTTTCAGTTTACTCCTGAATGCATCTGAGAATCAGACAAAGGATGCTACTGTTGGTGGGAATAGGAATCAAGGTATTGTGGTCAAGTATTTTAAAAACTGGTcgaaatattgacattttagtTTATCTTCACTAATTTATTGAAAAGGTTTAATAGATAAAGCTGTGAAAACCATTCACTTTGAGGCAGACACATATCTTAAATGGGTACTCATTTTATATGGAATTTAATGAATAGAGTCTTgaaagtgttttattttgtgtgCCTTGGTGAGCAAAAATTGAAACTTTGAGACAAGTGTCACAACATTTCATATACAATGAACacaaattaaatcaataaatagGCATAATCAATACTTACCCTCaatggcagataactctgttactGACAGTAATAAGCAAACACAGAATTGAAACATGAAATGTCATCATTATCCCCCACATACAATAACCTGTGATTACCTGATATCTGATACACTAGGATCTGGAGACGGGAGGAAGCTGGACAGAAAGTCTGTTGGGAGTTCATCCTCTGCTGTTACTGTACCTGCTGGACAGGGCTCCAAACATCTTCCTATCAGCAGGACAAAGTCTACCCCGGTGCCAAAAATCCATTCCATCAGCGAATACCAGGAGAATCCAGACTCAGAAGGTATGCTGACTATATCTTACATGTCAGTCATAGTTTCCATAGTTTTCTGGTCAGTTTAAGTCAAGGACACCTAATTATAAGTTAATTAGTGAGAAAAGGATGAACAGGTGCCCCAAACTTACTGGCAGGTTTTCTGGTCAGTTTAAGTCAAGGACACCTAAGTTATTTAGTGAGAAATGGATGAACAGGTGCCCAAAACTTACTGGCAGGTTTTCTGGTCAGTTTAAGTCAAGGACACCTAAGTTAATTAGTGAGAAAAGGATGAACAGGTGCCCAAAACTTACTGGCAGGTTTTCTGGTCAGTTTAAGTCAAGGACACCTAATTATAAGTTAATTAGTGAGAAAAGGATGAACAGGTGCCCAAAACTTACTGGCAGGTTTTCTGGTCAGTTTAAGTCTAGGACACCTAAGTTATTTAGTGAGAAAAGGATGAACAGGTGCCCCAAACTTACTTATTCAAGGTATTCATACTAgattgtatttacatgtaatgtaaaatacCTGTACATTGATACTAGAGTGTATTCAATGTAAAATACTTCTAGGTATGTTTATGTTGGACGATGATGGAGGTGACGGACCAGCTGATTTCTACTCGTCTGAAGAtgaagaggaggaggaagaggaggaggaggaggaggaagcaAGTAAGTAGATGAGGATTATGTTTGAGAATATGCTAACCTATTTTATGTTTTAGAATATGCTTATCTAGATTATGTTTGAGTTTATGCTAATCTAGATCAGGTTTGAGAATATGCTTACCTATATTATGTTTGAGAATATGCTTACCTAGATTAAATTTGAGAATATGCTTACCTAGATTATGTTTCAGAATATGCTAACCTAGATCATGTTTGAGAATATGCTTACCTAGATTATGTTAGAGAATATGCTTACCTAGATTATCTGAGGATTCCTTTTATTTctatagtttgtttgtttccTCAACAGGCTCATTGTTATCATCtgagaaatattaaaattcctgtCAGTTTTCTAGTTAATTCTTTGACATTTGGCCTCTAAAATCACCATTTAAAGTCCAAACAGAGCTTGTATTACACAGCTGAAACTCTATAGGTGTGTTTATTTGAAATAGTATTCTTATCACTGAGGGGTCACTGAGGGGTTACAAAATGACTACCAGTAAACTTGATAAATTTCCCTTCAAGAACCAGTTTTATATTGAGATGGCtgatttattacatgtaatcctATCGTCAGATGCAAACTTATTATTTCAGCATATAGCGTAGTGCAATTAACCGTGGGTCTCCCAATGATGGGatatatagaggatcttacatgagtggctatgtaagATGAGATTTATCAAACGAATTCAACAATTTTATATACCACGAGCCTAcggagacaatcatgcgacttCATATATAATGACATTAAATCTATATACAcggtatgacgtcataatagtgttattacacatgtcttataatatatatgacatgGCCTGACAGGCctgttatgtgataaatatgaACTTAACCTGATAATTGTTTAGTATTCTACACTAGATGTTATATCCACTATCCTAATTGATCCTTGTTATTAGGGCCAAGAGAGAGAAGGAGCACGACGCCAATGAAGACTTCCATCTATTCCTCCTCCATGCCCATTTCTGTACCAATCTGGAATAGAACTGGTCTAGATGACGGCGCCACGGATGGAGATAAGGTAGATCCTTGTAGAGATAAATATAGCACAATTCATACATACCTGGTATTTTATTCAGTGTCAGGTGTTAAGCTTTGAATATGATAGTCTTATACTTCCGTCATAAAATTGGGAAGAAAGGGCATATGATATTACCTTTGTCAGCCCTATCAGGTTTTGATCCATTCAGGCCTATACCCAGTCCTATCACATCCTGTCCCACATTTAAATTATATTCTGAGACATCTGTCTCTTAAAGATGATTTACATTAAATGTGAATTCTTATTTTTCCATTAAATGCTAGGTGTTGATGATTCTTGTCCAGTAAATGTTAGTTAGGTTTTCCAGTAAATGTTAGTTaggttttccattaaatgttagttaggttttccattaaattttagttaggttttccattaaatgttagttaggttttccattaaatgttagttaggttttccattaaatgttagttaggttttccagtaaatgttagttaggttttccattaaatgttagttaggttttccataaatgttagttaggttttccattaaatgttagttaggttttccattaaatgttagttaggttttccattaaatgttagttaggttttccattaaatgttagttaggttttccattaaatgttagttaggttTTCCATTAAATGCTAGATGTTGATGATTCGTGTCCAGTAAATGTTAGTTaggttttccattaaatgttagttaggttttccattaaatgttagttaggttttccagtaaatgttagttaggttttccattaaatgctagttaggttttccattaaatgttagttaggttttccattaaatgttagttaggttttccagtaaatgttagttaggttttccattaaatgttagttaggttttccattaaatgttagttaggttttccattaaatgttagttaggttttccagtaaatgttagttaggttttccattaaatgttagttaggttttccattaaatgttagttaggttttccattaaatgttagttaggttttccattaaatgttagttaggttttccattaaatgttagttaggttttccattaaatgttagttaggttttccattaaatgttagttaggttTTCCATTAAATGCTAGATGTTGATGATTCGTGTCCAGTAAATGTTAGTTaggttttccattaaatgttagttaggttttccattaaatgttagGTGTTGATGATTCGTGTCcattaaatgttagttaggttttccattaaatgttagttaggttttccattaaatgttagttaggttttccattaaatgttagttaggttttccattaaatgttagttaggttttccattaaatgttagttaggttttccattaaatgttagttaggttttccattaaatgttagttaggttttccagtaaatgttagttaggttttccattaaatgttagttaggttttccattaaatgttagttaggttttccattaaatgttagttaggttttccattaaatgttagttaggttttccattaaatgttagttaggttttccattaaatgttagttaggttttccattaaatgttagttaggttTTCCATTAAATGCTAGATGTTGATGATTCGTGTCCAGTAAATGTTAGTCaggttttccattaaatgttagttaggttttccattaaatgttagttaggttttccataaatgttagttaggttttccattaaatgttagttaggttttccattaaatgttagttaggttttccattaaatgttagttaggttttccattaaatgttagttgggttttccattaaatgttagttaggttttccattaaatgttagttaggttttccattaaatgttagttaggttttccattaaatgttagttaggttttccattaaatgttagttgggttttccattaaatgttagttaggttttccattaaatgttagttaggttttccattaaatgttagttaggttttccattaaatgttagGTGTTGATGATTCGTGTCcattaaatgttagttaggttttccattaaatgttagttaggttttccattaaatgttagGTGTTGATGATCGTGTCcattaaatgttagttaggttttccattaaatgttagttaggttttccattaaatgttagttaggttttccattaaatgttagttaggttttccattaaatgttagttaggttttccattaaatgttagttaggttttccattaaatgttagttaggttttccattaaatgttagttaggctttccattaaatgttagttaggttttccattaaatgttagttaggttttccattaaatgttagttgggttttccattaaatgttagttaggttttccagtaaatgttagttaggttttccattaaatgttagttaggttttccattaaatgttagGTGTTGATGATTCGTGTCCAGTAAATGTTAGTTAGGTTTTCCAGTAAATGTTAGTTAGGTTTTCCATAAATGTTAGTTaggttttccattaaatgttagttaggttTTCCAGTAAATGTTAGGTGTTGATGATTCGTGTCCAGTAAATGTTAGTTAGGCtttccattaaatgttagttaggttttccattaaatgttagttaggttTTCCAGTAAATGTTAGGTGTTGATGATTCGTGTCcattaaatgttagttaggttttccagtaaatgttagttaggttttccattaaatgttagttaggttttccagtaaatgttagttaggttttccagtaaatgttagttaggttttccagtaaatgttagttaggttttccagtaaatgttagttaggttttccattaaatgttagttaggttttccattaaatgttagttaggttttccagtaaatgttagttaggttttccagtaaatgttagttaggttttccagtaaatgttagttaggttttccattaaatgttagttaggttttccattaaatgttagttaggttttccattaaatgttagttaggttttccattaaatgttagttaggttttccattaaatgttagttaggctttccattaaatgttagttaggctttccattaaatgttagttaggttttccattaaatgttagttaggttttccattaaatgttagttaggttttccattaaatgttagttaggttTTCCATCAAATGTTAGTTAGGTTTTCCAGTAAATGTTAGGTGTTGATGATTCGTGTCCAGTAAATGTTAGCCAGTTTTTCCAGTAAATGTTAGTTaggttttccattaaatgttagttaggttttccattaaatgttagttaggttttccattaaatgttagttaggttttccattaaatgttagttaggttttccattaaatgttagttatgttagttaggttttccattaaatgttagttaggttttccattaaatgttagttaggttttccattaaatgttagttaggttttccattaaatgttagttaggttttccattaaatgttagttaggttTTCCATTAAATGCTAGATGTTGATGATTCGTGTCCAGTAAATGTTAGTTaggttttccattaaatgttagttaggttttccattaaatgttagttaggttttccattaaatgttagttaggttttccattaaatgttagttaggttttccattaaatgttagttaggttttccattaaatgttagttaggttTTCCGTTAAATGTTAGCATTTTGTGATAATGttaattgggatattttggcaTCAGGAAAATTTGGTGTACAGTATTTGTATCAAAGTAGGTGGTTAAATTTTGATACGTTTTTTGGCATTTCCCTAAAATTTTAGAGCATACCTTGATTTACTTTGTCTATAGACATAAATCCCGCAACAATGAAAATCTGACATGATTAGTTTTGAAGCCTAATCGATATAAAGACAACCCCGAAATACTGGTCTTTAATAAAGGTGATTAATAGTCACACatctaattatatacatgtttgctGAAAAGAAAGACTTGCATAGGTAAAGTTTTTACCGGTTGACAGCACATACcttaaatgtatgtttatgtaacgCGATCAAGTAATTTACCCGAGAGTATGTGTTCACATAGTATTACCTAATAACAGTGTTTAGATGTATCAATAGTTATACATACATAGCCGAATTTTGGTATGTTAAATTTTAGCGCTTTCACGCCAAACGCCAAATAAGCCAAATATGACTACATCCAAAATAAATGATACCTCATTGCTTACATTCATTATAGTTACTGATTTCTCTGATTTATAGCTGACTCCCAGTGATCCTGATCAGATAGCAGCCTCCATGCAGGCTCTCGCCCAAAGTATTACAAACGATGAACGCTACATCTTTGGTGACCGGCCGCGTCCAAGACTTAATACTGGGGACTTCAAACGCCCAACTCTAAACAAAGACAAGTGAAGATATCGTGTTTAGTATGGACTGGTCAAAAACACCTTACAGATGTTTTAGTCATGGATTTTATCCTCAAATACTGTGACTAGGAAGTAGGGTCAGATGCAAACATTGTTTTGACCCAGCTAAGTGAACGGTTCTCATTTACTTGCTACTGATAATGGTTTTAAAACAGGTCTTTTTCTCCATTTTTGGTTCaaccataaaaaaaaaatctgtaaagCAGCGATCTGTGAGATAAATAGATAAAGACCTATATTTATACCAACTtccattgaaatattttgtctaaaaagatagaaaaaaagtgCATGAACATCATAAAAGATTTCTCATGCCTTTTCTTGATGAAAGAAGGCATTTGTTCACCTTGATTATATGTAACATTACTTTATATCACTTAATTAGCACTATTCTTCTAGTAGTAACATCAAAACATTCTAACCAAAAAAAATCCATCAACGGGCATTTCCTATacataatgaaaatgttttcacaCACGGATACCTGTGTAGATGAGACTTTACCCGGTACTTTATTTGTACAAGTTGTGTGCTTTATTATAACAAGCTTTTTTGGCTTGATGCTACAATTTTAGTCAGAGGTTGGACAACAGTATAAAGACAAACTGCCTTGATCACATTGGTCCGTTCGTGAGACCATACAAGGATCAGCGGAGAAATGATTTATAGTCACAGAGTTTGTGAGAATCAGTAGATGATTATTAAAACATGTAGTTCTTAgaattattacattttattaatcTGTTGTGTAACTGTAGTATTATGttttagagagaaaaaatatttgtaaaagaaTTAATAGAGAGATTTAACTTGCTATGTACATCATGAAATGATTTTATTGGAAGGCATTTTAGACTAGGTATTTTGGACTACATTAATTAACGCTGGCATTCAATATCTTTTTAGCTCAGTTGAGCCTAAATTTAACCCAATTTTGTGTAGATTTTAGAAAGTTTAATATGGGTGTTTGAGGTCAGTGGTCTGAAAGTCTTGTTCATAAGAATAAAACTCTAAAattgttgtatgtctgttattAATAAGGATATCTGTGCtgaatttgttgttttatgaaattgaaatttttgaGTTGTGTATGCATAAATGTTCACTTCACCGGTGGCTTCTTTTATGTCTTCAACTGTTAAACCCTATAGGAAGTCTCTAATGTTTCATCTGAAACAAGTATCAAAATATCGTATAGCCaaatattttcgcgatttcgtgAGACATTGATATGATAGTGAAAATTTGATCCGTGAAATGGTTGAACAATATATACCCTTAAATCCATATTACAGAAGTTTAAAACTGCTAAAATTGGATTTTCTCGTTTGTTGGTCAAATAGCAAAATTTTGATCTGAGAAGATAACTGGCTATATGGTAGTACCAGTAGTTTGATTACTATAATATGTTCCAAAATTATGCAAATCCACACATTCTTCAATTAAATCAtgcaaagatttttttttcaataatcatGAAAAGATGAGTTCatattaaaagttttatatTATACTATAGTCTCGAGGTATATGAATGCATTGctatttcaaatgattcgaGGTATATGAATGCATTGctatttcaaatgattttaaaacaaaattaaaaacagaaGCATGTCACAAGCAGTGAGTGAGTGTCCATCAGACTATTGATAGTCCATTCACCGTGTTGAGGCCAgttatttatcagtttatcATGTCTCGCTAAACTCATCAGAAAATTTATCAGATTTTACTGTCATATAACATGGAATGATAAtgacttttatcattttaagatttaaaaaatgCATCACATAGTTTTAGTTGGTTAGTGATTgtttacatatgaaagaaatCAATAGggtagttttgttttgtttgcttGATAAATAGACAGTtttatcatatcaatataaagTACCGCATGAAATGATTTCTCcaaacacatacatttgtattaaatgTTTAAAGCTTAAATCAGTGTCTGTATTATcaagaaacaaaaatgttttgtaaattctttttatttttcttcataaaatatGAGATCTAATAATCGGATGATAAATCATTGTAATTAGGGAGACACTGAATTAAGACTGATTGTTTAGATTGAAATCAGGCTAGGGCTGTTGTGACACTGTTAGGTGTCGGTAGTTCACTGTGTAACATGATATATTCTTGTGTAGTGTCTACTGTAGTTTGGAGCTGTCATACCAAATCATTGGCTGACCTATTCATGACACACGAACACGAACACGAAAACGAACGCGAACGAAGACGAACACGaggtaaacaaacatgtagacgaacatgTTGTGTAGTGTCTACTGTAGTTTGGAGCTGTCATACCAAATCATTGGCTGACCTATTCATGGTTACAGCCGATAAAGTGTAGTGGCAAAAATAGATCAAACAAATtccattttttaattacatatgtGGTTCTTTGGTAACCATGAAACTACAAACACTTCTTCACAacgaaaatttcattttacacaGTAGCATACCAGCTATTAAGAAAACCAATGTGATTCTAGGAGGCACCTGCATGTGAAGTTTACTGTTTTCACATTACAATAATATACgtcattttgtgttttgtgaCATGATGTAAGATGCAAGGTATATTATGTACCATCCTCGATGCTCTATGGGTTCCGATCATGCACTTCTCTACATCCCTGGTGGATTATCTTATAATAAatctggaggcaacagaacaggtagttcagtcctttgatgcacatcatAAGAGGCCTATATCAGTAcactggttgactgtgtggctttgaagttgggcgttgctctctctgtagtcttcaaaggaaatttttccTGGCCTGTggttggttcagattttttcctcttGGCTACATTCagatttactatgagatagtccaagggtgAAGATATcataagtgattggaacccctggagtatcaaggatgaacatgtatatgttttgtgaATATAGCTTGCTACAGTGGCTGGAACATGGATATAAGCAACAAGTTATCGTGCTTTCACAAAATTGGTGTGCTCTGACACAGATAAATTCTTATCATAAAAAATAAGgaatttaagtattttttttaaaagtaggAAGAAACATGTTTCCATAATATTATAATCATGtacaataaataaagaaaaaaaaaatctcataaacttcaaaaagaaacttttagatataaaagatattaGCTTGCACTTGTCTGGTAGATGAAAGCCAGCTGAGAGAGCTTGAGAAAATATTTGTGTGATAAAACAAAAGTACCTAGAAGCTTTTACTAACTATGATTTTTTACCATGacctgtatgtatgtatggttTATGTAAAACTTCGATGGTGCTGTATTATATATCCtgtcatattacagagttacctcccttgtggctagatatcttttttttttttttttgcaaaattacATCATTTTCTGTGAAAAATGTGATGTTTCATTCATAAAAACAACATAACAGTCAGTACCTACTCTCAAGGGTAGGtaaatctgtaatatacaaatacagaattgcTAAGAGGCATTAACATTTTAGCTATTACATATTGTTATATCTGCTCAAAACCATTCCTGTGTTCTCCAGGCCTTTTGTGATAAGAATGGGATGAAAAAAGGTTTTCATGTGCCCCATTCTATGGTGAGAGGCGTGTATTGAAGGAGAATTCACAGAAGCATATTAGCCAGAGTCAATTGAGAGGTTAAGGTCATTGACATGatcagtacatatatatatatatatttaagccCCTTTCTATAGAGACAGTATGACAAAGCAGTCTGATTCTGGTGAGAGGCACTTCACCGAGATATGGGTAGATGCATATTAGTTTGGGGACAAGTGAGCCCATGACTCTGATGGGAGAGACTTCACCAAGATATATCTCATAGCTAGCTCTGATTAGAGAGTTCACCGAGACACGGTTCTGCCTGGTGGGTCTGAGAGTTTATAAGACTTGAAGTTTGTTTGATAGAGCATTCACACAGACCCGCATGTCCCTTAAGACATTCAAAACAACATAGCGCTAAGATGCAATGCTATGTTAAACTATTGTGCTAGAATGTTGACAAAACCTATTTACTATTATTTTTTGGGGGATATGgtaaatattaagtttttttgGTTGTGGAATACATCATTTTCACTGTTGTGCTAGTCAAACTATGTGATGCTGTGCCAATTTCACCTCGTTGAATTTTTAACCATGCACTATGTACTGCTGgatataataaaaagaaaaaaatcaggtTATTCAATTCTAGATAGGTCTAATTAAAATGACCACAAATCATGTTACACTAGTTCTGTAGATTTTATTATCATAAAGAGTAATAGGACTAAGCTACACATTTCTAAAAAATTTATCGCGTTAAATGATCTCAAATTAAAGAAAGTCATCACAATTTATCTGATTTACTTATcttgaaacaaaacatttcaaagtaAACATTACATGAGTTGTTTGTGTTAAACATATATCATGTTACTTTGTCAGTAATGGATCCGATGCTGTATGACGGAGATTCGGTaactctacatatatatatacagtagtatGATCGGAGACTTTTGGGCACTGTGTGTCAGTTATTCAGATTTCCTTCATTACCATCATTGATAGAAGTGACCTCCCCTTTATGTCTGTCACTGTTAATGATACATCTTCTCTTCAAATAAAACAAGTTACATACATTAGTCTTTTGTGATGTTTTTCGTTCGCAAAGTGAGAAGTCTGAAATCTGAACGATGTATTGTGTTTATTTGACAGTCGTTTTTGGTATAATGTAGCCGGATGTGGTGTGCTTGTTTAGTCTCTTTGGCAGTGAGGCATCACTATAACAAATAGTGAGAGTTCCACTATTGCAAAGAATCACATGAACATACTGCAGGCTCCCAAAACATGCAACAGATTGCATACACACGTGCTGAAGGACATCCCTAAATGGTCTAATAAGCCAACAATCCATCAGACATGGCTAGTTCACCAACATGTGTAAAACGTGTACAAATCGTACATGATCTGACATAAGAAGGTGAAGGCTATTTCAGCTGTTCTGTATGTATCGACCACActaaaatgattttcaaattaACCGTGAGGATTAACCGATTGCGGTGCACATCTTGTACTTATGTACAATTTACTGATACAAAACTTCATacatttattagctcacctggtccgaaggtaTGCAAAACCACTGCTTCTGTTGTCTGTCCGCTCGTCTGTCAgcaattaactttttttttcattttcaattctTGTCAGAATTTAACCATTGACTGGCAGCATTCCTTATGGTGTT
The DNA window shown above is from Argopecten irradians isolate NY chromosome 8, Ai_NY, whole genome shotgun sequence and carries:
- the LOC138329171 gene encoding uncharacterized protein isoform X1 — encoded protein: MLLTCHCLNFKLRTSQALHFTCRSEISGLPKEYSQNEFFQKKLDEIEIADGSVSQEQLYLVHKRQLGDWVLHRCLSCGIDTHAVCTKGRPPKVLVSDMLQTDSLVIERLHQSPDFSQVFGIVMATPESDIHSGSMPDSSSRNYESLQSQLNNIQQHLSSYLLQEEAAMEDRIRTFEEEERERFQRLQDKVRNDKKKMVSLLLNASENQTKDATVGGNRNQGSGDGRKLDRKSVGSSSSAVTVPAGQGSKHLPISRTKSTPVPKIHSISEYQENPDSEGMFMLDDDGGDGPADFYSSEDEEEEEEEEEEEEARPRERRSTTPMKTSIYSSSMPISVPIWNRTGLDDGATDGDKLTPSDPDQIAASMQALAQSITNDERYIFGDRPRPRLNTGDFKRPTLNKDK
- the LOC138329171 gene encoding uncharacterized protein isoform X2, producing the protein MLLTCHCLNFKLRTSQALHFTCRSGLPKEYSQNEFFQKKLDEIEIADGSVSQEQLYLVHKRQLGDWVLHRCLSCGIDTHAVCTKGRPPKVLVSDMLQTDSLVIERLHQSPDFSQVFGIVMATPESDIHSGSMPDSSSRNYESLQSQLNNIQQHLSSYLLQEEAAMEDRIRTFEEEERERFQRLQDKVRNDKKKMVSLLLNASENQTKDATVGGNRNQGSGDGRKLDRKSVGSSSSAVTVPAGQGSKHLPISRTKSTPVPKIHSISEYQENPDSEGMFMLDDDGGDGPADFYSSEDEEEEEEEEEEEEARPRERRSTTPMKTSIYSSSMPISVPIWNRTGLDDGATDGDKLTPSDPDQIAASMQALAQSITNDERYIFGDRPRPRLNTGDFKRPTLNKDK
- the LOC138329171 gene encoding uncharacterized protein isoform X3, whose product is MGTADGSVSQEQLYLVHKRQLGDWVLHRCLSCGIDTHAVCTKGRPPKVLVSDMLQTDSLVIERLHQSPDFSQVFGIVMATPESDIHSGSMPDSSSRNYESLQSQLNNIQQHLSSYLLQEEAAMEDRIRTFEEEERERFQRLQDKVRNDKKKMVSLLLNASENQTKDATVGGNRNQGSGDGRKLDRKSVGSSSSAVTVPAGQGSKHLPISRTKSTPVPKIHSISEYQENPDSEGMFMLDDDGGDGPADFYSSEDEEEEEEEEEEEEARPRERRSTTPMKTSIYSSSMPISVPIWNRTGLDDGATDGDKLTPSDPDQIAASMQALAQSITNDERYIFGDRPRPRLNTGDFKRPTLNKDK